In a single window of the Streptomyces sp. HUAS ZL42 genome:
- a CDS encoding SURF1 family protein, with protein sequence MYRFLLSRQWVILTLVALLLIPTMIRLGFWQMHRYELRTARNQLVSDALHAKPVPAERLTSPGHAVTTGERYRSVSAKGHFDTDDEVVVRRRTNSDDEIGFHVLTPFVLTDGKVLLVDRGWIPAGASQTAYPEVPAPPRGEITVTGRLMPDETTAASGIKDLKDLPDRQIMLINSEQEARRLGVRVLGGYIAQTAPEPKGDTPELLGSPGMEDAALNYAYAIQWWLFSAAVPVGWVVLARREARDRAEAAAKASAEEAEPAAV encoded by the coding sequence GTGTACCGCTTCCTGTTGTCCCGGCAGTGGGTGATCCTCACGCTGGTCGCTCTCCTCCTCATCCCCACGATGATCAGGCTGGGCTTCTGGCAGATGCATCGCTACGAGCTGCGCACCGCCCGGAACCAGCTGGTCTCCGACGCGCTGCACGCCAAGCCGGTGCCCGCGGAGCGGCTGACCTCGCCCGGGCATGCCGTCACCACCGGCGAGCGGTACCGCTCCGTGAGCGCGAAGGGCCACTTCGACACCGACGACGAGGTCGTCGTCCGCCGCCGCACCAACTCCGACGACGAGATCGGCTTCCACGTCCTTACCCCGTTCGTCCTCACGGACGGCAAGGTGCTGCTGGTCGACCGGGGCTGGATCCCCGCGGGCGCGAGCCAGACCGCGTACCCCGAGGTGCCCGCCCCGCCCCGCGGCGAGATCACCGTCACCGGGCGGCTGATGCCCGACGAGACGACCGCGGCGAGCGGCATCAAGGACCTCAAGGACCTGCCGGACCGGCAGATCATGCTGATCAACAGTGAGCAGGAGGCGCGGCGGCTGGGGGTCCGGGTACTCGGCGGTTACATCGCGCAGACTGCGCCCGAGCCGAAGGGTGACACCCCGGAGCTGCTGGGTTCGCCCGGCATGGAGGATGCCGCGCTGAACTACGCGTACGCCATCCAGTGGTGGTTGTTCTCGGCGGCGGTGCCTGTGGGGTGGGTGGTCCTTGCGCGGCGGGAGGCGCGGGATCGGGCTGAGGCGGCGGCGAAGGCCTCCGCGGAGGAGGCGGAGCCGGCGGCTGTGTAG
- a CDS encoding carbon starvation CstA family protein: protein MPASAMPESALPSPEGPPSPRSRMTPRSILTWSAVAVAGAIGWAVLALSRGEEISAVWLVVAALGSYAIAYRFYSRFIARRVLQVDDSRATPAERLEDGVDYHPTDKRVLFGHHFAAIAGAGPLVGPVLAAQMGYLPGTIWIIAGVIFGGAVQDMVVLFLSMRRDGKSLGQMARDEIGKVGGAAALIGVFAIMIILLAVLAMVVVNALAESAWGTFSVSMTIPIALFMGFYLRYLRPGRVVETSFIGVALLLLAILGGGWIQDSSLAEYFVWSPETLVFCLVGYGFVASVLPVWMLLAPRDYLSTFMKVGTIALMAVGVVIAAPHLKAESVTDFASNGAGPVFAGSLFPFLFITIACGALSGFHALVSSGTTPKLIQKESQVRMIGYGSMLTESFVAVMALIAACVLEPGLFYAMNSPAALLGPSVDSAAEAVKNLGFTITPDQLTAAAKAVEEQTLVGRSGGAPTLAVGMSEIFSGVIGGAGLKAFWYHFAIMFEALFILTTVDAGTRVGRFMLQDMLGNVWKPIGRVTWKPGIWITSALVVGAWGYFLYAGVTDPLGGIKQLFPLFGIANQLLAAVALAVTTTVLIKSGKLRWAWVTGIPLVWDVAVTFTAGWQKIFSDDPKIGFFALRDKYAQAIDSGQLLPGATDMDDMHTIVVNNTVDGVIMAVFLLLVLTVLVNCAVVCVRAVRATQPLPTTEAPYVESRIDVPAQRSEPLAEVRA from the coding sequence ATGCCTGCATCCGCCATGCCCGAATCCGCTCTGCCGAGCCCAGAAGGGCCGCCGTCCCCGCGGTCCCGAATGACACCCCGCTCGATCCTGACGTGGAGCGCGGTCGCCGTGGCCGGCGCGATCGGCTGGGCCGTGCTCGCCCTGTCCCGGGGCGAGGAGATCTCGGCCGTCTGGCTGGTCGTCGCGGCCCTCGGCTCGTATGCGATCGCCTACCGCTTCTATTCGCGCTTCATCGCCCGCCGGGTCCTCCAGGTCGACGACAGCCGCGCCACTCCCGCCGAACGCCTGGAGGACGGCGTCGATTACCACCCCACCGACAAGCGGGTGCTCTTCGGCCACCACTTCGCGGCCATCGCCGGAGCGGGACCTCTGGTCGGCCCGGTCCTGGCAGCCCAGATGGGCTACCTGCCGGGCACCATCTGGATCATCGCGGGCGTGATCTTCGGCGGGGCGGTGCAGGACATGGTGGTCCTGTTCCTCTCCATGCGCCGGGACGGCAAGAGCCTGGGCCAGATGGCCCGTGACGAGATCGGCAAGGTGGGCGGCGCCGCCGCTCTGATCGGCGTCTTCGCCATCATGATCATCCTGCTCGCGGTTCTGGCGATGGTCGTCGTCAACGCGCTGGCCGAGTCCGCGTGGGGCACCTTCTCGGTCAGCATGACCATCCCCATCGCCCTCTTCATGGGCTTCTACCTGCGCTACCTGCGGCCGGGCCGGGTCGTGGAGACCAGCTTCATCGGTGTGGCGCTCCTGCTCCTCGCCATCCTCGGCGGTGGCTGGATCCAGGACTCCTCGCTCGCCGAGTACTTCGTCTGGAGCCCGGAGACCCTGGTCTTCTGCCTGGTCGGCTACGGCTTCGTCGCCTCCGTGCTGCCCGTGTGGATGCTGCTGGCCCCCCGCGACTACCTCTCCACCTTCATGAAGGTCGGCACCATCGCCCTGATGGCCGTCGGCGTGGTGATCGCCGCCCCGCACCTCAAGGCCGAGTCGGTGACCGACTTCGCCTCCAACGGCGCCGGACCGGTGTTCGCCGGGTCGCTGTTCCCGTTCCTGTTCATCACCATCGCCTGCGGAGCCCTGTCCGGCTTCCACGCCCTGGTCTCCTCCGGCACCACTCCGAAGCTGATCCAGAAGGAGTCCCAGGTCCGGATGATCGGCTACGGCTCCATGCTCACGGAGTCCTTCGTCGCCGTCATGGCGCTGATCGCCGCCTGTGTGCTCGAACCGGGCCTGTTCTACGCGATGAACTCCCCGGCCGCGCTGCTCGGCCCGTCCGTCGACAGCGCCGCCGAAGCGGTGAAGAACCTCGGTTTCACCATCACCCCGGACCAGCTCACGGCGGCGGCCAAGGCCGTCGAGGAACAGACGCTGGTGGGCCGCTCCGGCGGTGCGCCCACGCTGGCCGTGGGGATGTCCGAGATCTTCTCCGGCGTGATCGGCGGCGCCGGGCTGAAGGCCTTCTGGTACCACTTCGCGATCATGTTCGAGGCGCTGTTCATCCTCACCACGGTGGACGCCGGTACCCGGGTCGGCCGCTTCATGCTCCAGGACATGCTCGGCAACGTGTGGAAGCCGATCGGCCGGGTCACCTGGAAGCCGGGCATCTGGATCACCAGCGCCCTGGTCGTCGGAGCCTGGGGATACTTCCTCTACGCCGGTGTCACCGACCCGCTGGGCGGCATCAAGCAGCTGTTCCCGCTGTTCGGCATCGCCAACCAGCTGCTGGCCGCGGTGGCCCTGGCCGTCACCACCACCGTGCTGATCAAGTCCGGCAAGCTGCGCTGGGCGTGGGTCACCGGCATCCCGCTGGTCTGGGACGTGGCCGTCACCTTCACCGCCGGCTGGCAGAAGATCTTCTCCGACGACCCGAAGATCGGCTTCTTCGCCCTGCGGGACAAGTACGCCCAGGCCATCGACAGCGGCCAGCTCCTGCCGGGAGCCACCGACATGGACGACATGCACACCATCGTGGTCAACAACACGGTCGACGGTGTGATCATGGCCGTCTTCCTGTTGCTGGTCCTGACGGTCCTGGTCAACTGCGCGGTCGTGTGCGTCCGCGCCGTACGCGCCACGCAGCCGCTGCCGACGACCGAGGCACCGTACGTCGAGTCCCGCATCGACGTGCCGGCGCAGCGCAGCGAACCCCTGGCGGAGGTCCGGGCATGA
- a CDS encoding YbdD/YjiX family protein, which yields MRAARWARAVRWYLRELTGEAEYDRYCERHRRHHPLAPVPTPREYHVMRTVHRETHPQGRCC from the coding sequence ATGAGGGCCGCCCGCTGGGCCCGGGCCGTGCGCTGGTACCTGCGGGAGCTGACGGGGGAGGCGGAGTACGACCGCTACTGCGAGCGGCACCGACGCCACCACCCCCTCGCACCGGTACCGACCCCGCGCGAGTACCACGTGATGCGGACCGTGCACCGGGAAACCCACCCGCAAGGCCGCTGCTGCTGA